Genomic window (Magnolia sinica isolate HGM2019 chromosome 6, MsV1, whole genome shotgun sequence):
ggaatatagcaatcccatggatcttaagacaatccactgacaacaccatcattaccttgaaatccatgccatccaccctaataccattcaatcctttctaatccacccgtccaaacaggccctaagcagtTAACACCTGAAATTCTTTTTAGGTATAATGTTTttacaattaaaaaaattacaggGATTCAGACCAACCCAAGAAAAACTCCGGTGAAAACCTACCCCTCATGGTACTTGTAGCACCGGTGCAACCGTATAGTTCCGAAACCCATCAGCCTGTTATTGACCATGATGCCGATTACCGGGTGCGCTGCACTCATATCAACCCATGACATTCAGAGGATACTGAGTCTGCGATTTGTAAAAGTGGGACCCATAGTTCATCGATCCAGACCATCAGTCTCTTTGGGCCCACCAAAGGAGAGACCATGCCCCCGAAAAAGTCCTCAATAGGGCCTTCCACTTTCTCGCTTGGAAATAGAGGTTTGGGAAGTGAAATACAGCCGAATAAAGGGCAATGGATCAGGGCATGATCCGACTGGGGACCCACGAGGCCAACGGCATGGATCAAGGGACGAGAGATTCCACAACAACAAACTAGATGCCCGAGTATACATTGTCCTCATCACTGGGTCAAGGACAAGGACACATTACCCAGAGCACATTTGTAGACTTGAGAACTATATGATGCTCCAGTCGAAGGGTATTCCAGCTTCCTGGCCACTCAATTTGAATGGGGCCATCGATCCAGTGATCCCGAACGTTGATCTGATGGATCCAACGTGGAAGGGTATTCCACGTAAAACTCCCGGATTGTAAAAGATCATATCCATCCAATCGTTCACATGTTCACTTTAGCAGTCCATTTTGTATGTTATCTATCTTTATCAAAAGGTTAGGACGGTTCCTTCACAAGCCCCGTCACACCAAccatccggaagcggattggctggtgtaccacaccaccgaCTTGCCTGGTGTGTTGATATCACCAAGTTTGGAGAAATAAAACAAATCCTTCTTCTTCACTAGGTCTCTGTGATATTTATGAATACAgttaatggaaaataaacattacggtgggccctacaaatgttttaagggtgagaatcagcatcccactgctatttgtggtatggttcactagagctttggatatagCTCATTTCTTTAGCCATTCTCTGAgataatctctccaaatgtatgaacaGTGAATATCATAAATATATCCATTgtgggcatgtaactttgatctccttttaccGAAAgtaaattggctggtgtaccacgcaccgcTGATCTGGCTGGAGTGTGTACGTGTCGTGTGAGCTCTGGcggtatgaacggttcaaaggagataaaaGTTATATGATCGCATAATGATTATGTGATAGCAGAatgatgtatttataatatcCACACCGCTCGTTcattcggagagatcattttagagcattgtaaaataataataataataataataataataataataataaagtcaTATCTAACTAGGCCACACCACAAGTTAGACCACGCCACAAACAGAGTGggagaatgattctcaccgtGAAAACATTCATAGGCCCACCGTATCGTttatccatccaatccattcacaagttcacacagacctcgatgaagaggaaaaacaaatatcatatagatccaaaactgtGACCCCCGggaggctttcaatggtagacgttcaatcctccactgcgttttgcagtgtggtccacttgaactatggaccCGTCTTATTTTTCTGCTAAGCCTTACAACGAGttcgccaaatggacggacggtctagatataacacatacctaaatggtgggacccacataacttggtgacatcaacacaccagctagTTCGGTGGTGCGTGTTACCTCAGCCaatcgggaacggattggctactcgccctgacaccggccaatggctggtggtcggtgctatgtgggccccaccatggtgtatgtgtttcatccatgccatccatctgtttttacgtatcattttatggtagaagacaaaagatgaggtatatccaaatctcaagtggactacattacaggaaacagtgttgaatgagggtcgaccattaaaaatattttgggggccataaaagttttggatcaagctgatatttgttttttctcttcatctgggcctgtatgacctaattaacagattggatgtcaaataaacagtatagtgggccttatgcggattttaatggttgatatccaatcactattgttatcatgtggtgtggtccacccgagatttatatccctctcatttttgggatcaagcaataaaatgtcatgtaaaaatggatgaacggaatggatgaaacacatacatcatggtggagcccacagagcaccgaccaccagccccggagctggtgtcagggggagtagtcaatccgcttcccagccaatccgcttcccctgtgaaggattcgtacaactcggagctcaaggagtgtCGGCGAagacgacacgtacccacacagccagatcggtggtgtgtagtacaccagccaatccgcttccgaagacAAAGCTCGCGTACACAGGGCATAACATTGAGGACCATTAATACCCTCTCTGACCACATTCCGTATTCTCGAACGGTGTGTCTGAAATCGTGTGGCTGCGGTTTAGGTACTCGGTCCTATAGGTGGGTAGATCTAAAAGTTACCCTCCGGAGCACCTAAAATGCACCGGTGGCGTAGGCTTATCTCAGTACTCGCAGGTTTCCGGGACTAGGGCTACTCTGAGTTTGAATAACTATAGCTAGACCAGCAGCTCCACATCCATAACGCACGGAATGGATCTAACCTACGCTGCTTCTGTCCTCCCCATCTCATACAACGATCCGCCTATTATAGACCTATAGCCCTTCAAGGATGTCGGTCACAAGCTAACATGCGCCACAGGACGAGTCCCGAAATGTGAACTCCCGCCAGTGAGATGGAATGGAGCCTTGCGGCACACGTGTATTGCGTTCGCTGACCAGATATCGGGTGGGTCCACAGTAGACATGCTCTAGTCCAACCCGTGCAAGTTGGAAACGGACAGTTTGGTCTACTTTCTAGTCGTCCGTTCTTTTAAACATGTGACCCACCTAACATGTAAACCAGCTTCGCTATTGAGCTCCAGGCTGGgctccacctgatcaatggaccgGATTGCGCACGTCTCCCGCGATGCTCCATCTACATCTCACTCGCGCGACTCGTAAGCAGCGCTCCCTAGCGGTAGTTAAAACGTTTGATGCCTCTCCGGTTACAACCCCGGTGCATGTTAGCCACAACCCAACTGGCAAAAGAAGAAGTACAAAGCTAGCAAAAAGAAAaggtaataaataaaaaataaaaaataaaaaacaaaacctggGAGAAATGCCGGTATACTCAACCGCAAACGGACCGCTCCCGGTTGCCGGAAGATGTGACGACACGTCGCCGGAAACGGCCGATTGCTGGGGACCTTTACTCCGATCCGAGACGGACTCAATCTCTGAACCCGATTCTACCTGTGAATCGgtcgaaataataaaaaatatgtgcgaattttttttaaaaaaaaaaaaaaaaagcagaaaacAGACGGTTTTGATCTCACGTGGGGCGGATTCTCCGGCTCGGGAATGAAGGAGGTTTTCTGCCGGATTCCGGCGTCGCCCGACTCCGTCCTCGTTTCTAGCAGCGTCTTAAGCGAGATGACCTGCTGGATCGCCTGTGATTTGTTCCAGGACGGACGGCGCATGCCTGTACGGACGAGACAGGGGAGGTCACGTGTCAGTCATTTGGCCCTTGTTTCTTCCCCTTTTGTTTCAGATGCCTGTGAATACGGAGAAATGAGAGTAAAAGGACAAAAGGGAGAGAAATCCGACCTTTTTCTTTGAGGTATCTCCGGCAATCTTCTCGTGTTAGCTGCGAGATGTCTTCCTCTGTCAGCTCTCCGAGGGGCTTGTCGAGCGGCGACCGGGGAACCGTCTCTTCCGGCTTCATGTCGTCAGATTCCGTCGACGGAAaacacagctctctctctctctctctctctctccggggATTTATGAGAGTGGAGGCAGGACGGAGGGAAAGAGAAACGAgattctctctcgctctctctctatttttctaatgtttttatatttttattttttttatttttttatttttaaatttttttatttgggGGAAGTTTGGGAGAGGAAGTGAGTGTGGAAATTCAGGGGCTTGCCCGCGGCGTCTCCGCTTCGCTGGGGTTTTTTATCTAACCGTGCTTCACCCCAGGCTGCCACGTCGTGTGGCTGTCCCATTTAATATTTGGAAAGGATTTTACCATATTGCCCGTCATCTTATCTACAATGACCGGTTTTTGTTTTTTCTCCTGTATCCGTCAAATCGTGTTTCCTGAGCAAGCTGCTACAGGGACGAAAACGTAAAGTTACGTGCCTCGCGGGACTTCTAAAATCATGCACCCGCAGCAGTTTTCACAGTCACTAGtggtattatttttttcttcaactCCGTAGAAGTAGGTTTTCGGGCTGAATGTCAGTCGTGAGATCTGGAGCGCCTTTTCCATCTCTTCCTTAAGAGTTTATTAGCTTATTTTAAAAAAGATAAGCTTTTAAATTATTCGATAAAAGTCTAATTAAAGTATATTTTTTTCTAGAAATTAGCAAATAAGCTCCAATTTTATAAGTTAAgaacggatttttttttttttttatttttaatggagcTCATTTGGATTAAGTGAATATACATTTTTGCTTATATATTTCGGGcttgttttcttagtttttagtaagaaaaggagagaaatttAAGAGAATTATTACTAAAAGAAAACCACCTGTCCTCTTAAATCCACTTTCCTCATGGGAgttctgtaagtgctattatgtttaaagcacattTAACACCTGGTTTATCAAATTTCGTCTTGACAAAACAACTTAACAAAGTGATATTCAAGTCAAGCTCATGTTCAAGCtcgagttcaagctcaagtttaaaCTCAAGCTCAAACTCAAGCTTAAATTAAAGACCAAGCTAGATCTACTGAAATTTCTAGTAGAAGATTAAGCTCTTTTGAAAACTTTAACTTTCTAATCCTATGAAGTTCAAGCCATACTGGTattttaaaccctagaaagaccttaggtttaggttctttcaaaacatatttaaattaGATTTTTATACGTATAAATGATTGagtttcgactagcctaagttttaGCTCGACTAGCATAAGAATTTCTCAACTAGTTCAAGCACCAGCTAAAATGtaacagattttttattttttattaaatcttcgactagtcgaaggatctcattcgaccagtcgaagattcctcgactcgaagtctagcaactaaaatcAGTTCAGATTCAGCTTGAGAGCTTATTCGACCAATCGaacaggtccttcgaccagtcgaagatctgttagatcttatcctgctcaaaatttaaaatttattggaATTGAATCCggtacttagactagtcgaaggaacaaaCTTCCTGcatataaattgaggttctttctTAATCTGAAAGTACAAGTCAAACATATCAGTCcttattcaagagagagagagagagagagagagagagagagaagcctcatttattgtTAAGCTATCAAACGGTATTTATAATCTTTTTTGTAactttttcattaattccttcatctcaaaactctactattttaattctaaaaagagtgtttactctta
Coding sequences:
- the LOC131248885 gene encoding protein TIFY 4B-like isoform X4 translates to MKPEETVPRSPLDKPLGELTEEDISQLTREDCRRYLKEKGMRRPSWNKSQAIQQVISLKTLLETRTESGDAGIRQKTSFIPEPENPPHVESGSEIESVSDRSKGPQQSAVSGDVSSHLPATGSGPFAVEYTGISPRAATEGPPVGQMTIFYAGKVNVYEGVPPDKARLIMQIAGSPNSCPPYETAAGYQGTRPFPSRLPSETVRTGPPASPPLVRVINSPTSQQQAGKMPQLYRENTDERKMSREIDCEGPTNRQASLQRYLEKRKDR
- the LOC131248885 gene encoding protein TIFY 4B-like isoform X3 — encoded protein: MKPEETVPRSPLDKPLGELTEEDISQLTREDCRRYLKEKGMRRPSWNKSQAIQQVISLKTLLETRTESGDAGIRQKTSFIPEPENPPHVESGSEIESVSDRSKGPQQSAVSGDVSSHLPATGSGPFAVEYTGISPRAATEGPPVGQMTIFYAGKVNVYEGVPPDKARLIMQIAGSPNSCPPYETAAGYQGTRPFPSRLPSETVRTGPPASPPLVRVINSPTSQQQAGKMPQLYRENTDERKMSREIDCEGPTNRQASLQRYLEKRKDRKI